A window of Desulfurobacteriaceae bacterium genomic DNA:
TGTTTCTAAAACTTGTAAGGAGCGGAAAAAGGGAGCTTCCCATTACAGACGAGAGGATGACAAGGTTTTGGATAACTTTAGAAGAGGGAGCTAATTTAGTCATTAAGGCTTTGATAGAGGCAGAGGGAGGAGAAATCTACGTTCCCAAAATTCCATCTTTTAGGGTAGTTGACTTGGCTAAAGCTATATGTCCTGAGTGTAGTTTCAAAATTGTAGGAATAAGGCCGGGGGAAAAGCTCCACGAAGTACTGATAACTTCAGAAGAAGCCCGCTCGGCTTACGAGTATTCTGACCACTTTATTATCTATCCTCAAATTTCTTGGTGGAGAAAAGGAAAAGTAAAAATAGAAAGAGGAACTCCCCTTCCAGAAGGTTTCATCTATTCTTCAGATAAGAATCCAGAGTGGTTAAGCATAGAAGATATTCACCGAAGGCTTAAAGAAATTGAAGTAGTTTTTTGAATTTTAAAAATTGTAACTTTTAACGAGAGAGCCTATAAGGAGCTCCCAACCGTCAACTACTATAAAAAGAAGAATCTTTATGGGCAAGGATACCATTACGGGAGGGAGCATCATCATACCTAAAGACATAAGAATACTTGCAACTACAATGTCTATCAGTAGGAACGGCAGATAAACCACAAAAACTATCTGAAAAGCTACCGTAAGCTCGCTTACGAGAAAAGCAGGTATTAACACGGTCAGCGGAATTTCTCGGGGTGATTTTACCTTTAGACCGGCAAGTTCCAAAAAAAATTTTAGTTCTCTTTTCCTTGTGTTTTTTAGCATAAACTCCTTAAAAGGTTCAATACCTCTTTGCAAAAATTCAACTTCATTAATCTCCTTAGCAAGGTAAGGTTGCAAAGCAACCCTATTAAACTCCTCTAAGGTGGGACGCATAACAAATCCTGTAAGCATTAAGCTCAGTGTAACGATAACTATTGCTGGAGGAGTGGTGGGAGTACCCATTGCTTGACGAAGAAGAGCTAAAACAATAACTATCCTAGTAAAAGAGGTCATTGCAATTACTATAGTTGGTAGAATAGTCAATACAGTAAGTATAAGGAGAAGTCTTAGTGAAGTGGCTAAGTTTTGGCTTAGCTCAGGTGGTAAAACAGAAGCTGGCAAGGCTGTGGCCTCCTTTACTGAATCCTGCACTAATTATACTCTTTCTTTTTAATTTTCTACTGTGCCTTCCTGCCATAGGCGGCATAGGAAGAGCGTTGTATACAGCTTCTGTCTACTATAAGGTTCCCTTCCTTTTGGTTGTAGCAATAGCAGATGTGGAATCCTCTTTTGATCCCTTAGTAATTAACGTGAACAACAGTAAACTAAAGTGTCCCCACGGTGCAAAATGTAGTTACTACTCCAAAGGAACAGTTATAAGACCTTACTCTTTAGAAAGTGCCCAAAAAATACTGAAAGAACTTCACTGTAAAGGCTATAATTACGATGTAGGTTTAATGCAGATAAATAGGAGCTGGATTGACAAATACAATCTTCCGCCGAAAGTTTTTTTGGAGGAAGAGTACAATGCCCTCTTTGGAGCTTTTGTCCTGCGAAAGCTACTTGATAGGTACGGCTACGAGGAAGCTATATGGAGATACAACGGAAACCGAAGTTACTTGCGTAAAGTTTTGCAGAAGATTAACTCCTATCATGTTGGTAACTGTAAATGGAGAAAAAGATGAAAGAGGAAAACTTATCAAGCCTTTCCTTAAATGAATTAACAGATTCTCTGGACGAAGTTATTGATTCTTTGTTTATAGATGACAAAAAAGAGGAAAGGAAAGAAGAAAAAAAGGCAGATAAAATAGAGATAGAAACTGCGATTTGGGAGCTCCTCCCTAAAGACAAAGTTACTGCTAAAGTTAAATGTTTTTTAAAAAGTGAAGGAATTGAAGTAGAAGTAGATGTAAGTTTCAAAATAGATTCTATAGATGGCAATAAGATAACCTTAAGTTCACCAAGTTTTGTCTTTGTATGGAAGTGTTTAGAAAAAGGTAAAGATATCTTGCTACTTAGCAAAGATGGTAATTACCTTTTAAAAGGTAATGTGGAAGAAATAAATTTGCGAAAAGAAAACTTAGTAGTCTCTCTTTATGGGGAAGCAATAAAATATCCTCGTCAGCTATTCCGGGTGGAAGTCAATCCTAAAGAACCGATATATATCGTTATGAAGATAGAAAACAAACCTGTAGTTGCAGTAGTGAAAGACATAAATGAAGAGGCTTGTTCATTTGTCTATACCCCTCTTCCTCTCCTACCAGGAGACGTGTTCGGAGCAGTTTTACGTTTTCCTGACGGGAAAAAAATAGCCATTCCCAACGCAGAAGTTCTAACTGTCAGAAGAGAAAATGGCGGACTTAGGCGCTACATCATCAAGATAAAAGTTAATGAAACAGAAAGAGCATACCTTAGAAGATTCTTGATAGAAAGACAAAGAGAAATTTTAAGGAAGCTGAGAGAATTATGAGAATAGCTTTGCTCTTTTTATTCTTTGTTATTCTTTCCTTTTCGGCCTATGGTAAGGACACAAAAGAAGAGGAAATGGAAATATTTTTTGAGGCAACCTCTATATGTTCAAAAGAATCCCCAGCAAAATGTGCATCCTTCATAAGAAAAAACTTAGATAAAATCAAAAGTCGCAAACTTTCAAACAGACTGCTTCTAATTTACGCAGAAGCTCTTTTTAAGATGGGAAACACCCTTCAACTCAAAGAGGCTATACAAAAAATATCTCCTCAAGAGCTCAGCACCGTTGAAAGAAAAAAATTATCAGTAATAAGAAACTTTCTCCTTCTTCAGCAAAATCCCCAAGAAGCCTTAGATGAATTCCTGAAAAACTGGAACAGTTACATCCTTACGATTCCTGTTGAAAAGATATCTGCCTATGTTGAAAAAGCCACTAAACTTGGTAAATGTAACGTTAGCCTTAAATTCACTTCTTACCTTTTATTGGCCTACCCGGATTTAAACTTAACTCCCAAAAGCACTTTCCAAACAGCTATGTGCTTTTACAGGAAAGGGAACTATACCAAAGCTTTTAGTCTTTTTTATAGGATACACCTTCTCTATCCT
This region includes:
- the fliP gene encoding flagellar type III secretion system pore protein FliP (The bacterial flagellar biogenesis protein FliP forms a type III secretion system (T3SS)-type pore required for flagellar assembly.) — protein: MPASVLPPELSQNLATSLRLLLILTVLTILPTIVIAMTSFTRIVIVLALLRQAMGTPTTPPAIVIVTLSLMLTGFVMRPTLEEFNRVALQPYLAKEINEVEFLQRGIEPFKEFMLKNTRKRELKFFLELAGLKVKSPREIPLTVLIPAFLVSELTVAFQIVFVVYLPFLLIDIVVASILMSLGMMMLPPVMVSLPIKILLFIVVDGWELLIGSLVKSYNF
- a CDS encoding transglycosylase SLT domain-containing protein, producing MYTASVYYKVPFLLVVAIADVESSFDPLVINVNNSKLKCPHGAKCSYYSKGTVIRPYSLESAQKILKELHCKGYNYDVGLMQINRSWIDKYNLPPKVFLEEEYNALFGAFVLRKLLDRYGYEEAIWRYNGNRSYLRKVLQKINSYHVGNCKWRKR